Proteins from one bacterium genomic window:
- a CDS encoding NifU family protein — MEQKIRQVLDKVRPALQADGGDVEFIDYHDGIVTVRLKGACGSCPMSTMTLKHGIEARLREEIPEVRAVESL; from the coding sequence ATGGAACAGAAGATCCGCCAGGTCCTCGACAAGGTCCGCCCCGCGCTGCAGGCCGACGGCGGCGACGTCGAGTTCATCGATTACCACGACGGCATCGTCACGGTCCGCCTCAAGGGCGCCTGCGGTTCCTGCCCCATGTCGACCATGACGCTCAAGCACGGCATCGAAGCCCGCCTGCGCGAGGAGATCCCCGAGGTCCGGGCCGTCGAGTCCCTGTAG
- a CDS encoding inositol monophosphatase family protein, with translation MDANRADDRLGDEAARLRDIALAAGAIQLEGCGRRRDIAYKSATDMVTDVDRRVEAFLFERLGEDFPRDGVRAEEGTGRAGDSGRVWHVDPLDGTTNYVHGHPFYAVSLGCAGAGGPELGAVYAPALDELYLARRGGGATLERPQRGEPPRRLALAGPVALERALLATGFPYERGEVAALNCDLVKDFLLRPCHDVRRGGSAALDLCHVAAGRLDGYWEFRLQPWDVAAGVLVAREAGAVVTDLDGGDDALHGRHILAAAPGLHAVMLAIIRAGAAGHGLLRDD, from the coding sequence ATGGACGCCAATCGAGCGGACGATCGGCTCGGCGACGAGGCCGCCCGGCTGCGCGACATCGCGCTCGCCGCGGGCGCGATCCAGTTGGAGGGGTGCGGCCGACGGCGCGACATCGCCTACAAGTCGGCCACCGACATGGTGACCGACGTGGACCGCCGCGTCGAAGCCTTCCTGTTCGAAAGGCTCGGCGAGGACTTCCCCCGCGACGGCGTGCGGGCCGAGGAGGGGACCGGGCGGGCGGGGGACAGCGGCCGTGTCTGGCACGTCGATCCCCTGGACGGCACCACGAACTACGTCCACGGCCATCCGTTCTACGCCGTGTCGCTGGGCTGCGCCGGCGCCGGCGGACCGGAGCTGGGCGCCGTCTACGCGCCCGCGCTCGACGAGCTCTACCTGGCCCGGCGCGGCGGCGGCGCGACGCTCGAGCGGCCGCAGCGCGGCGAGCCCCCGCGCCGGCTCGCGCTGGCGGGTCCGGTCGCGCTGGAGCGGGCCCTGCTGGCCACCGGCTTCCCGTACGAGCGCGGCGAGGTCGCCGCCCTGAACTGCGATCTCGTGAAGGATTTCCTGCTGCGGCCCTGCCACGACGTCCGGCGGGGGGGGAGCGCCGCGCTCGACCTCTGCCACGTCGCTGCCGGACGGCTCGACGGCTACTGGGAATTCCGCCTGCAACCCTGGGACGTCGCGGCGGGCGTGCTCGTCGCGCGCGAGGCGGGCGCCGTGGTCACCGACCTCGACGGCGGCGACGACGCGCTCCACGGCCGCCACATTCTGGCCGCCGCGCCCGGCCTGCACGCCGTGATGCTCGCCATCATCCGGGCCGGCGCGGCCGGACACGGGCTGCTGCGGGACGATTGA
- a CDS encoding PhoH family protein: MSAHGLNGIKISAMTGPCFLLDTNVLLHDATALEAFDEHHIILTVDVLEELDRFKRENDERGRNARRVIRTIDELRQRGPLREGVPLPGGGKLFVLVDNYADHLPTGMDRAIPDNRILGAALYLSQEGVDVRFITKDLNARVKGDALGVRSEDLLRSTVNFDELYTGWTEVDCPGDVITSFYATGSAEVAGDFHPNEGILLRNEANPKQTALGIWSSAGKRVEKLVHEETRPWGLQALNLQQHFALELLLRDDIQLVSMLGQAGTGKTLLALAVGLHKVAEQKLYRRIMVSRPIMPLGRDIGYLPGSKEEKLASWMEPIFDNLQYLVDPQMEQSGDKVDYLFDTGVIEVEAVTYIRGRSLPKLFIIIDEAQNLTPHEIKTVVSRAGQDSKVVLTGDAYQIDNPYLDASSNGLTYVVERFKDQPIYGHITLAKSERSRLASLAADLL, from the coding sequence ATGTCCGCACACGGCCTGAACGGCATCAAGATCTCCGCCATGACCGGCCCCTGCTTCCTGCTCGACACCAACGTGCTGCTGCACGACGCGACGGCCCTGGAGGCCTTCGACGAGCACCACATCATCCTGACCGTCGACGTCCTGGAGGAGCTGGACCGCTTCAAGCGGGAGAACGACGAGCGCGGCCGCAACGCGCGCCGCGTGATCCGGACCATCGACGAGCTGCGCCAGCGCGGGCCGCTGCGCGAGGGCGTGCCCCTGCCCGGCGGCGGCAAGCTGTTCGTGCTGGTCGACAACTACGCGGATCATCTGCCGACGGGCATGGACCGCGCGATCCCCGACAACCGCATCCTCGGCGCCGCCCTCTACCTGAGCCAGGAGGGGGTCGACGTCCGCTTCATCACCAAGGACCTCAACGCGCGCGTCAAGGGCGACGCCCTGGGCGTCCGCTCGGAGGACCTGCTGCGCAGCACGGTCAACTTCGACGAGCTCTACACGGGCTGGACCGAGGTCGACTGCCCCGGCGACGTGATCACCAGCTTCTACGCGACGGGCTCGGCCGAGGTGGCCGGCGACTTCCACCCCAACGAGGGCATCCTGCTGCGCAACGAGGCCAACCCCAAGCAGACGGCGCTGGGCATCTGGAGCAGCGCCGGCAAGCGGGTCGAGAAGCTGGTGCACGAGGAGACGCGGCCCTGGGGGCTGCAGGCGCTGAACCTGCAGCAGCACTTCGCGCTGGAACTGCTGCTGCGCGACGACATCCAGCTGGTCTCGATGCTGGGCCAGGCCGGCACCGGCAAGACGCTGCTCGCCCTGGCCGTCGGCCTGCACAAGGTGGCCGAGCAGAAGCTCTACCGCCGGATCATGGTGTCGCGGCCGATCATGCCGCTGGGGCGGGACATCGGCTACCTGCCGGGTTCCAAGGAGGAGAAGCTCGCCAGCTGGATGGAGCCGATCTTCGACAATCTCCAGTACCTGGTCGACCCGCAGATGGAGCAGTCGGGCGACAAGGTGGACTACCTGTTCGACACCGGCGTGATCGAGGTCGAGGCCGTGACCTACATCCGCGGCCGCAGCCTGCCGAAGCTGTTCATCATCATCGACGAGGCTCAGAACCTGACGCCCCACGAGATCAAGACCGTGGTCAGCCGGGCCGGGCAGGATTCGAAGGTCGTGCTGACCGGGGACGCCTACCAGATCGACAACCCGTACCTGGACGCCTCGAGCAACGGGTTGACCTACGTCGTGGAGCGGTTCAAGGACCAGCCGATCTACGGCCACATCACGCTGGCCAAGAGCGAGCGCAGCCGCCTGGCGAGCCTGGCCGCCGACCTGCTGTAG